The window TACCGCGTCCGGCGGTGGCGATGCTGCGATTCGCAAGATGACCATCCTCGGCGCGCTCAAGCTCTACCTGGACTTCATCAACTTGTTCCTGTTCCTGCTCCGCTTCATGGGCGTGGCCCGGGACTAACCATTCGTTTTGCATAGAACGTGGTCAACGCCTTGCCGTTGACGCGATCAGGACGCTGCGTTGCCTTTTTTGGGCGGGCAGCGTCTTTTTTTTGGGGAGAGATGGGGACGCCTTTGGGGGGCCAAGGCCGCATACCCGCGCTGGAAGCGGGAACGTGTTGTGGGGATGAAGCGTCGCAGGCGAAGTCGGTCAGGATAGCGTGTGTGAACGGGCGCGGGCCAGGCGCGTCAGCTCGCGGGAGGCGTTCAGCAGCTTGCTGAATTGTTTTGGTTCATGCAGGCCCACCTGCCGCTGGTCGTGGCTGCGCGCGCTGTATAATGTCTGGGGAATGTGCAGGAACCGCGCGCCGTTGAGGGCGAACCGCAGATAGCATTCGTGGTCGTCCGCATTGGATGTTTCGTCATACAAGCCAAAGCGTTCGTGCAGGGAACGGCGGTACAGGGTGGCCACGCCGCAGAGATACCAGTCGCAGAAGCACCGTTTGAAGCTGTAGTCCGGGAGTTTGAACTCGCGCAAAATCCGGTGGGCGTCGTCGATGATGAACATGTCGGCATAGACGAAGTCGGCTTGGTCCTGGTCCAGGGGGCGGGCCAGAGTGGAGAGCCATTGCGGATGGGCCATGTCGTCCGAGGCCATGAACGAGCAGTACTCGCCCGTGGCCATGGTAAACCCCTTGTTATAATTGCGGGTGGATCCCAGGTTCACGGGGTTGCGTTCGTAGCGGATGCTGCGGCCGGGGCGCGTATAGGGCGGCAGGCCGGACGTGGCCCGGGCGACCCATTGGGTGATGATCTCGTGGGAACCGTCGTCCGAGCGGTCGTCCACCACGATCAGCTCCAGATCGGGATAATCCTGAAAATAGAGCGAGTCCAGGCAGGCTTCCACGTAGGGGGCGTGGTTGTAGCTCGGAACAACGATGGAAACGGTTTTGGGCATGCAGTGTCGCAGGGCGTTGGTTCCGCCGGGCTAATCGGTATTGCCTGGTTTGTCCGGGGCTTCCGTCTCCAGAGTGTCCGCCGGGGTGTCCACGGCTTCCTTGGGCTGTACCGCGCCAGGTTCGTCGTCCAGGGTGTAGCGATCCTCGTCCAGTCTGGACCAGGAGATGGAAAGTTTTATTTTGCTGGTGCTTTGGGTGCGTTTCCCTTTGATGGCCAGCTTAAGCAGACTGCCGGGGTAAAGGACCATTTCCTCTTCTTCATTGGCCAGAATCACTCGGCCCTGGTCGATGCCCTCCACAACATGCAGAAGCAGCGCCTTGACCATCTCGGGATCGTCCAGGGTCTCGAAATAGATTTTTTCCTCGTGCAGCATGTGGCTGCCCGTGGAGCGAAAGCGGTCCATCAGTTCCGCGGATTTTTCCCTGGCCGTGCGGGCCGCATCCTTCATATTCATGGCAATCTCCAACTCGGGTTCACACCTGGGATTCCTGATTCGGAACACATTTCCCGTCACAGGTCAACTCATACAAACAGCCCGGAAACCTTGGTTTCCGGGCTATCCGGTGGGAAAAAGCGGTGTTCGGCCGTCGGGGGTTAGAGGATCTGCTCCAGGAACTGTTGCAGGCGCGGGTGCTCGGGGCTTTCAAAAAAGTGCCCAGGTGTGCCTTGCTCCAGAATTTTTCCGTGGTCCATGAACACGATCTGGTCCGCCACTTCGCGGGCAAAGCCCATCTCGTGCGTGACCACCACCATGGTCATCCCTTCCTTGGCCAGGGCCACCATGACGTCGAGCACCTCGCCGATCATTTCCGGGTCCAGGGCCGACGTGGGTTCGTCAAAGAGCATGATCTTGGGATTCATGGCCAGGGCGCGGGCAATGGCCACGCGTTGCTGCTGGCCGCCCGAGAGCATGGCCGGGAACACGCCGGCCTTGTCCTGGATGCCGACCTTGTGCAGCAGCTCCATGCCGATTTCTTCGGCATCTTTTTTGGAAAGTCCCTTCAGTTTGATGGGGGCCATGGTCAGGTTGTCCAGCACGGTTTTGTGCGGAAACAGGTTGAAGTTCTGGAAGACCATGCCCAATTCCATGCGGATCCGATTGATGTTGTTCTTCGGGTCCATGATGTCCTTGCCGTCGATCAGGATGCTGCCCTGGTCGATGTCCTCCAGTCGGTTGATGGAGCGCAGCAGGGTGCTCTTGCCCGAACCGGACGGCCCGATGATCACGAATTTTTGCCCCGAGCCAACGCTCAGGGAAACGTCGTCCAGGGCGCGCAGTTCCCCGAAGAATTTGGATACGTTTTGGATGTCGATGATGGCATCAGTCTTGGACATAGTAATTCAACCTCGATTCCATGTGGCTGACGGCCTTGGAAAGGATCAGCGTGATCAGCAAATACACCAGGGCGACCATGGTGTACGCTTCAAAATAGTTGAAGGAGACACTGGCAAATTCACGTCCACGCCGCAAGAGGTCGGCCACGGCCAGAATCGACACCAGTGAGCTGTCCTTGAGCAGGGCGATGAACTCGTTGCCCACGGGGGGAAGGATGGTCCGCCAGGCCTGGGGCAGGATCACGTAGCGCATGGTCTGCGAGCGGTTGAACCCCAGGGAGCGGGAGGCTTCGGTCTGGCCTTTGTCGATGGATTCGATGCCTGCGCGAAACACCTCGCCCATGTAGGCGCCGTAACAGATGCTCATGGCCATGACCGCGGCCACCAGGGGCGGCATGTTTTTCAGAAAGATGAAGACCGCGTTGGTCTCGGGAAGTTCCCGAAAGAGCTGGCCCAGGGCGAAGTAGATGTAAAAGAGCTGCACCAGCAGGGGAATGCCCCGCACCACTTCCACATAGGTGGAGGCGATGAGGTTGATGGGGCGGATGCGGGAGAGTCGGCCCAACCCGGTGAACAGACCGAGGATCAGCGCACCGATGATGGACAGAATGGTCACCTCAAAGGTGACGAGTACACCGTCGGGCACGAATTTGAGAATCTTGAAGTATGGGTCCGGTTTGCTGATGGCGAGGTAGAGGATGATGCTCACCGCGCCGATCAGGGAAATCCACCAGGCGTTGAACAGCCCCCGGTCTTTGTCATGCGGGATGGCCGCGCCGTCGCCGATGTCGATCTTGACGTTCTTTTGTTCTTTCATGAGAGAGTGCCTTTGAGGAGCGCTTCAGGAACGGGCCGGGGCCGCGCAGAAACGCGGCCCCGGGGGTGTTCGCAAATGTGCCGTGCGGCTTACTCGAACCACTTGGCGTAGATTTCGTCGTACTTGCCGGAGGCCTTGACCTTGGCCAGCGCCTCGTTGAGGATCTGCACGGTCTGGGCGTCGCCTTTTTGTACGGCAAAGCCGAGGTATTCCTTCTTGTCGGTGTCGATGATGAAGGCCAGGCTCAGCTGTTCCTTGTACCGCTCGTTCTGCAAGGCGTAGTCGTAGGCCACGGAATCGTCGCAGATGGCCGCGTCGATGCGTCCGTTGAAGAGGTCTTCCACGGCCAGGCCCACTTCGTCATAGCTCTTGGCCTCGGCGCCTTCGATGCTGCCCGCGGCAAAATAGCCGGTGGTGCCGATCTGCGCGCCAATGGATTTGCCGCTCAGGTCTTCCACCGAGTCGATGCCGGAATCCTTTTGCACGAGCACGCCCTGCTTGACCTCAAAGTAGGGATCGGAAAAGTCCATCTTGGCCTTGCGTTCTTCAGTGATGGAGACCGAAGAGGCGATCACGTCGTACTTACCCGCGGCCAATCCGGCAAAGATGCCGTCCCAGGCCGTGTTTTTGATCACCGGGGTGAAGCCGCCGACCTCGCCCATGGCTTTGACCAGCTCGGGGCAGAAGCCGATGATGTTCTTGTCCGCATCCAGGAATTCCATGGGCGGCCAAGTGCAGTCCGAAGCAAAGACGATTTCCGGCATGGCCGGGGCTTCCTCGGCAGCCTGCTCAACGGTGGTTTCCGCGGTCTGCTCCTGCGCGGGGGCGCTTTCCTCGGCCTTTTTCTGTTCCGCCTGGCCGCAGCCAAGGGCGAACAGGACGGCCAGCGCCGCCATGACCACAAACAATTTCAAGCCGTGTCTCATCTGGTCCCTCCATTTCTATCGGTCTGCAGCGGACCGATCCGGTCCGCGTTGATTGGCCGCAATGTTTGGTTCGGTCGAATCGTCGTTGTCCGATTCGTATGGGGGTTATGGTATATCAGGCGCAAGTTGTCAATTTTTTTCATTCATTTTTGCAAAAAGGGTAGGGTTCGACGGGTCATAACTGAATGGTATTCAGAGTAGAAGGGGTAAATTCTGTTCACAAGGGGGCGAAGTGCCTAGGAAGGTGAAGATGGGTCGGAAGAAAAATCAGTTTACCGCATGAGGATAGCGGGTTGTTGAAGCCAAGACAAACCGGGCCGTCCCGCATGGCGGGGTGCGTGGAACTCCTGGCCGTCTTGCGTTTTTTTTCGCCGGGGCATAGGGTCTAGCTCTCCATAAAAGGCTTTGAGAGAATCGCATGGGTAGACTCAATCTCCGGCAGACCATTGTCATCGGGATCGCAATTTTCACGTTGGCGTTCGGTGGCATCGGACTTCTGTCCCTCTCCAACATCAATCAGTTGCAGCAGGAAATCGTTCTCGTTGAGCGGGCCGACGATCTGCGCAATTTGATTTTGGAAATCCGGCGTGAGGAAAAAAACTTTTTTCTCTACCGGGACCGATCCTTTTTCTTTGAAGGAAAGAAAAATCTGCAGGAGGCCGAAACCGCGCTCGACGCCCTGTTTCAGGAGATCGGCCGGGCCAGGGGGATGAACCACCGCGAGGCGCTCGAACAGGGAATCGTCCGGTACGGCGAGCTGCTGGCTGCGCTGGCCGAAATGGACGGGATGCCCGGGGAAAACGCTCCGCCCGTCCAGGCGCTGCGTGAGGCGGGCCAGCAGTTGGTGGAGCATTCCCGGGCCATTGCCGAGTTTGAGCGCGAGAGCGTGCTGCGGATCAATCACAAATTACGCATGACCCTGATCGTCTCCATGGGCGTCGTTGCCATGGTGGTGTTCGCACTGGTGATTTTTGTTTCCAAGAGCATCCTGGGACCGTTGCGCCGGGTGCAGGACGCCACCCGCCGCATTGCTCAGGGAACGTTTGTGCCGCTTACGGTCAGGAACGGGCATGACGAGATTCAGCAGGTCTTCGTGGCCTTGAATTCCATGGTCGAAGAACTCAAAAAGCGGCAAACCCAGCTCGTGCAGGCGCAAAAATTATCCTCCATCGGTACGCTGGCTTCCGGTATCGCCCATCAGCTCAACAACCCACTGAACAATATTTCCACCTCGGCCCAGATTCTTGCGGAGGAAACAGCCGGACAGAGCGATTTTTCGGACAAGATGCTCGGCAACATCACCCAGGAGACCGTGCGAGCCAGGGACATCGTCAAAGGGCTGCTGGAATTTTCACGGCATAAGGATTTTTCTCCTGCCCCCTATCCCATCGCCTCGGTGGTGGAGAGCGCGGTGCGGCTTGTTTCAAGCCAGATTGGTCCGAAAATCACGGTGAATCTGGACCTTCCCGGCAACGTGACTCTATTGGTGGACCGGCAGCGGTTGCAGGAGGCGTTCATCAACCTGCTCATCAATGCCACCCAGGCCATCGGCGGTGAGGAAGGCGTCATCGACATCAAGACCTACCCGGAAAACGGGCATGAGGTCATCGTGATTTCGGACACTGGAGAGGGAATGTCGCCGGACACCCTGCAGCGGATTTTCGATCCGTTTTTTTCGACCAAGGAAGTGGGCCAGGGAACAGGGCTAGGACTGTTCATCGTCTACGGCATTGTGGAAAAGCACGGCGGAACCATTCGGGTTGAATCCATGCCGAACCAGGGGACGACTTTTTACATCAAGCTGCCTTTGGCTGCGGAGGACGCGGCATGATGGACGCGTCCATCCTGGTCATCGAGGACGAGCGCATCGCCCGTGAGAACCTGACCCACGTTTTGACCAGCGCCGGGCATCGGGTCACGGCTATGGTCTCGGCCGAGGAAGGACTCCGCGAGCTGGAACAGCAGGAGTACGAGCTTGTTGTTACCGACCTGATGTTGCCGGGCATGAGCGGTATGGAACTACTCAAGCGGGTGCGGGAGCGTTTTCCCGCGGTGATGGTCATTATGGTCACCGGGTATGCCACCGTGGCCAATGCAGTGGAGGCCATGCAAAAAGGCGCTCACTCCTACATCGCCAAACCGATCAAGCTCGATGAATTGCGGCTTCAGGTGGAGCGCGCCCTGGAACAACGCGCCCTTTCCGTGGAGGTGCTGCGGCTGCGTAAGCTGGTTGCCGAAGGCAAATCCGACTTTCCCCTGGTGGGGCAGAGTGAACCACTGATCAGGCTTAAAGACACGGTGCGGCAACTGGCCCAGATGAATTGCAATGTACTTATTCAGGGCGAGACCGGCACGGGGAAGGAACTCATCGCCCAGGGCATCCATCAGCTCAGTCGGCGCGCTGACGAGCGGTTCATGGCCATTAATTGCGGCACGTTTACGGCGGAGCTGATGGACAAGGAGCTGTTTGGACATGAAAAGGAAGCCTTTACCGGGGCGAACCGGGGGCAAAAAGGCATTCTTGAGGCCGCGGACGGTGGGACGGTTTTTTTCGATGAAATCGGCGAGCTGGAGCTAACCATGCAGGTCAAGCTGCTTCGGGTGCTCCAGGAACGCAATTTTTTGCGCGTGGGCGGGGTAAAGGAAATTCCGGTGGACATCCGTGTCGTGGCGGCCACCAACTGCGACCTGCGCGAATTGGTGGAACGCGGCACCTTTCGCCAGGATCTCTACTACCGGCTTAATGTGGTCACGCTCCAGGCGCCGCCCCTGCGGGAACATCGTGAGGATATCCCGATCCTCATTGGTCATTTTTTGGAAAAGCACCGCCAGCCCGGGCAAACCGTGCGTTCCATTGCCCAGGATACGCTGGACATTTTGATGCGTTATCCCTTTCCGGGTAATGTGCGGGAATTGGAGAACCTGGTGCAGCGCGCTTTGGCTCTGGGCCAGGGGCCGTCCTTTACCCCGGATTTGTTGCCGGTGGAGATCGGCAACGCCCGGAC of the Paucidesulfovibrio gracilis DSM 16080 genome contains:
- a CDS encoding glycosyltransferase family 2 protein, which codes for MPKTVSIVVPSYNHAPYVEACLDSLYFQDYPDLELIVVDDRSDDGSHEIITQWVARATSGLPPYTRPGRSIRYERNPVNLGSTRNYNKGFTMATGEYCSFMASDDMAHPQWLSTLARPLDQDQADFVYADMFIIDDAHRILREFKLPDYSFKRCFCDWYLCGVATLYRRSLHERFGLYDETSNADDHECYLRFALNGARFLHIPQTLYSARSHDQRQVGLHEPKQFSKLLNASRELTRLARARSHTLS
- a CDS encoding basic amino acid ABC transporter substrate-binding protein translates to MRHGLKLFVVMAALAVLFALGCGQAEQKKAEESAPAQEQTAETTVEQAAEEAPAMPEIVFASDCTWPPMEFLDADKNIIGFCPELVKAMGEVGGFTPVIKNTAWDGIFAGLAAGKYDVIASSVSITEERKAKMDFSDPYFEVKQGVLVQKDSGIDSVEDLSGKSIGAQIGTTGYFAAGSIEGAEAKSYDEVGLAVEDLFNGRIDAAICDDSVAYDYALQNERYKEQLSLAFIIDTDKKEYLGFAVQKGDAQTVQILNEALAKVKASGKYDEIYAKWFE
- a CDS encoding sensor histidine kinase; translation: MGRLNLRQTIVIGIAIFTLAFGGIGLLSLSNINQLQQEIVLVERADDLRNLILEIRREEKNFFLYRDRSFFFEGKKNLQEAETALDALFQEIGRARGMNHREALEQGIVRYGELLAALAEMDGMPGENAPPVQALREAGQQLVEHSRAIAEFERESVLRINHKLRMTLIVSMGVVAMVVFALVIFVSKSILGPLRRVQDATRRIAQGTFVPLTVRNGHDEIQQVFVALNSMVEELKKRQTQLVQAQKLSSIGTLASGIAHQLNNPLNNISTSAQILAEETAGQSDFSDKMLGNITQETVRARDIVKGLLEFSRHKDFSPAPYPIASVVESAVRLVSSQIGPKITVNLDLPGNVTLLVDRQRLQEAFINLLINATQAIGGEEGVIDIKTYPENGHEVIVISDTGEGMSPDTLQRIFDPFFSTKEVGQGTGLGLFIVYGIVEKHGGTIRVESMPNQGTTFYIKLPLAAEDAA
- a CDS encoding amino acid ABC transporter ATP-binding protein, which gives rise to MSKTDAIIDIQNVSKFFGELRALDDVSLSVGSGQKFVIIGPSGSGKSTLLRSINRLEDIDQGSILIDGKDIMDPKNNINRIRMELGMVFQNFNLFPHKTVLDNLTMAPIKLKGLSKKDAEEIGMELLHKVGIQDKAGVFPAMLSGGQQQRVAIARALAMNPKIMLFDEPTSALDPEMIGEVLDVMVALAKEGMTMVVVTHEMGFAREVADQIVFMDHGKILEQGTPGHFFESPEHPRLQQFLEQIL
- a CDS encoding amphi-Trp domain-containing protein codes for the protein MNMKDAARTAREKSAELMDRFRSTGSHMLHEEKIYFETLDDPEMVKALLLHVVEGIDQGRVILANEEEEMVLYPGSLLKLAIKGKRTQSTSKIKLSISWSRLDEDRYTLDDEPGAVQPKEAVDTPADTLETEAPDKPGNTD
- a CDS encoding amino acid ABC transporter permease, which encodes MKEQKNVKIDIGDGAAIPHDKDRGLFNAWWISLIGAVSIILYLAISKPDPYFKILKFVPDGVLVTFEVTILSIIGALILGLFTGLGRLSRIRPINLIASTYVEVVRGIPLLVQLFYIYFALGQLFRELPETNAVFIFLKNMPPLVAAVMAMSICYGAYMGEVFRAGIESIDKGQTEASRSLGFNRSQTMRYVILPQAWRTILPPVGNEFIALLKDSSLVSILAVADLLRRGREFASVSFNYFEAYTMVALVYLLITLILSKAVSHMESRLNYYVQD
- a CDS encoding sigma-54-dependent transcriptional regulator, encoding MMDASILVIEDERIARENLTHVLTSAGHRVTAMVSAEEGLRELEQQEYELVVTDLMLPGMSGMELLKRVRERFPAVMVIMVTGYATVANAVEAMQKGAHSYIAKPIKLDELRLQVERALEQRALSVEVLRLRKLVAEGKSDFPLVGQSEPLIRLKDTVRQLAQMNCNVLIQGETGTGKELIAQGIHQLSRRADERFMAINCGTFTAELMDKELFGHEKEAFTGANRGQKGILEAADGGTVFFDEIGELELTMQVKLLRVLQERNFLRVGGVKEIPVDIRVVAATNCDLRELVERGTFRQDLYYRLNVVTLQAPPLREHREDIPILIGHFLEKHRQPGQTVRSIAQDTLDILMRYPFPGNVRELENLVQRALALGQGPSFTPDLLPVEIGNARTEASFSTLEGVEKAHIRKVLAASGGNKTQAARVLGIDRVSLWRKIKRFGLE